The following coding sequences lie in one Apium graveolens cultivar Ventura chromosome 1, ASM990537v1, whole genome shotgun sequence genomic window:
- the LOC141671919 gene encoding GDSL esterase/lipase At5g14450-like codes for MDWIRRISSTTRYRRQVIAFGVVVVATFLIFISMNGQRSRKRLDLDQTQSSGCQFPAFYNFGDSNSDTGAVSATFGRLSLPNGQTFFRKPAGRYCDGRLVIDFIAEKLGLPYLSAYLDSIGTNFRHGANFAASGSTIQPADSEILKGHVNPLSLNVQLLQFEQFKGRTAELYTEAKNSHIKDGLPRPEDFSNALYTMDTGQNDLHAGITSMREEEVEKYIPNIINEFSLAIKNLHQLGARTFWIHNTGPIGCLPFFVVNYPPKAGNSDQNGCVKSYNDLAQEFNKQLKDRIIELRTQLNNVFITYVDIYSVKYSLISEARKHDFSSPLGYCCGHYGDYRARCGRKSLVNGTKLYGTSCRKPEEYLSWDGIHYSEAANKLVADHILDGSFSDPPIAIREACHKPF; via the exons ATGGATTGGATTAGACGCATTAGCTCAACTACAAGATATCGAAGACAGGTTATAGCATTTGGGGTTGTTGTAGTAGCAACATTCTTGATTTTTATATCTATGAATGGACAAAGAAGTCGAAAAAGATTGGATCTTGATCAGACTCAGTCTAGTGGTTGCCAGTTTCCAGCATTTTATAACTTTGGTGATTCGAATTCCGATACTGGTGCTGTTTCAGCTACGTTTGGTCGGCTTTCTCTTCCTAATGGCCAGACCTTTTTCCGTAAACCTGCTGGGCGGTACTGTGATGGTCGTCTTGTTATCGATTTTATAG CTGAAAAGTTAGGACTACCGTATTTAAGTGCATATCTGGATTCTATTGGAACAAATTTTCGACATGGAGCAAATTTTGCTGCTAGTGGTTCTACCATTCAGCCAGCTGATTCTGAAATATTAAAGGGGCATGTCAACCCTCTCTCGCTCAATGTACAGCTTCTGCAGTTTGAACAATTTAAAGGAAGGACTGCTGAGCTATATACAGAAG CAAAAAACTCTCACATTAAAGATGGTCTTCCAAGACCTGAGGACTTCTCGAATGCCCTGTACACGATGGACACTGGACAGAATGATCTTCATGCTGGCATTACATCAATGAGAGAAGAAGAAGTTGAAAAATACATTCCAAATATCATTAATGAGTTTTCTCTTGCCATTAAG AATCTGCACCAACTGGGAGCAAGGACATTTTGGATCCATAATACAGGACCGATAGGGTGCTTGCCCTTTTTTGTTGTCAACTATCCACCAAAAGCAGGAAATTCTGACCAAAATGGCTGTGTGAAGTCTTACAACGATTTAGCACAAGAATTCAATAAGCAACTCAAGGACAGAATCATCGAGCTAAGGACACAACTCAACAATGTATTTATCACTTATGTTGACATTTACTCTGTCAAGTATTCTCTAATCAGCGAAGCAAGGAAACATG ATTTCAGCAGTCCTCTTGGTTATTGCTGCGGGCATTATGGAGACTATCGTGCTAGGTGTGGGCGAAAATCTTTAGTAAATGGCACTAAATTATACGGAACTTCTTGCAGAAAACCTGAGGAATACCTTAGCTGGGATGGTATACATTATTCTGAAGCTGCAAACAAACTGGTGGCTGATCATATTCTAGATGGGTCATTCTCTGATCCTCCGATAGCCATCAGGGAGGCATGTCACAAACCTTTTTAA